GGCGGAGGTGGGGGGAGTGATAGTGAACGATTTTCCCACGTTCCGGGTGGACAACATGCCATATGGCGGTGTGAAGATGTCCGGCTTCGGGCGCGAGGGGATAAAGTACGCCATGGAGGAGATGACGGAAAGAAAGGTGATGGTGATAAGGCCGTAGGCCGCGGGGCTGTTAAAGTATTGATAAAATCCTTGCCCTGAATTACAATGTAATTCAGGAGAACAAGGAGCGATATATGTCAGCCAACGCACTGGTCCAGGCCCGGATTGACGCGGCAATCAAAGAAGAAGCCGCGGCGGCGCTGGCGGCCATGGGATTGACCGTGTCCGACGCGGTGCGCCTGTTGCTTACCCGTGTGGCCAAGGAGCATACGTTGCCTTTCGAGCCTCTCGTCCCCAACGCTAAAACGGTGAAGGCAATGAAAGAGGCGCGGCGCGGCGAGCTTGCCTCGTTCAGGAATATTGCCGGCTTGATGGCCGACCTGAATGAGGACGATTGAGCGCACCGGCCAGTTCAAGCGCGACTACAAACGCGAAATCAAGGGCCGTAACCGGCCGGTTCTGGAAAAAGAATTTCCGGATGTTCTCGCGGCGTTGTTGGCGGACAGGCCATTGCCAGAGAGGCATCGCGACCATCCGCTGGCCGGCGAGTGGAAAGACCATCGAGACTGCCATATAAAACCCGACCTGATATTGATCTACCGCAAGCCCGATTCCACAAGATTACAGATGGTGCGGCTGGGTTCGCACTCGGAACTTGGATTGTAAGGGGCTGTGGGCTATCCGGCCCGCAAAGAATCCATGGTCAGGCGGCCACGGGGAAGCTTCACTTTATACCTTGACGCTCGGCGGGGTGTTTGAGCGCGAAGCGCGTCACCCCACCGTTTTATTTGTAGCGCCGGCGTCCCGCCGGCAATTGCCGCCAGGATGGCGGCGTTACATCAGGAGAGTCCGGGGTGACCGCCTTTATGGGCCACAACACCCCGGATAGCGATTGAAACGCCTGCGGCGCGCTTTCAGCCGCGCCCTCTTTTCGCCAATGTTTTAGCCATGGACTTCCCGGTGAGCGCCAGGAACACGATGGCGGAGGTTGTCTCGATCCATCCCGGCACGGCGGCGGCCCCCATGCCCATTACGGCCACGGGATTTATTCCGCTCCATCCATATAGCGCGTCGAGAGCAACTCCCATGGCAATCGAGCAGACCGCTATGGCGGAAAGGTAGATGGCAAGCGACCTTGTCCCCATCCTGTCGCGGATCAACATTATCGAGCCTATGTTGGTGGCCGGGCCGGAAAGGAGGAACACCAGCGCCGCTCCGGGCGAAAGCCCCTTGATGATCATCGCCGCCGCCAGAGGAGTGGAAGCCGTGGCGCAGATATACATCGGCACGCCGATCAGGAGCATCACAGGCATGGCGATATAATTT
This is a stretch of genomic DNA from Nitrospinota bacterium. It encodes these proteins:
- a CDS encoding type II toxin-antitoxin system RelB/DinJ family antitoxin — translated: MSANALVQARIDAAIKEEAAAALAAMGLTVSDAVRLLLTRVAKEHTLPFEPLVPNAKTVKAMKEARRGELASFRNIAGLMADLNEDD
- a CDS encoding type II toxin-antitoxin system YafQ family toxin, whose translation is MRTIERTGQFKRDYKREIKGRNRPVLEKEFPDVLAALLADRPLPERHRDHPLAGEWKDHRDCHIKPDLILIYRKPDSTRLQMVRLGSHSELGL